CTAAAAGCGCTATTAGAGGCAAAGAAACCGGTACTGTATGTTGGTGGTGGAGCGGTTATCTCACAATCAGATGAATACCTTCTTCAGCTAGCAGAAGAGTTGAGTATTCCGGTAGTGAGTACCCTTATGGGGCTGGGAGCATTTCCTGGAACGCACCGCAATTCGCTCGGCATGCTTGGCATGCACGGAACCTATGAAGCGAATATGGCGATGCATGAAGCCGATCTTATATTTGGTGTAGGTGTGCGCTTTGATGACCGAACTACAAATAACCTAGAAAAATACTGTCCTAATGCCAAGGTTATTCATATTGATATCGACCCATCATCTATATCAAAGAATGTGCGTGTGGATTTGCCTATTGTTGGCTCGGCAGAGAAGGTCTTACAGAGCCTAACATCGCTATTGGTGTCCCAAGAAGAGCGTAATGATAAAGCCGCATTAGATAGTTGGTGGAGTGATATTGAGGTATGGCGTGCTAAGCAGTGTTTGTCCTATCAGACCTCGCCGGATCGAATTAAGCCACAACAGGTGATTGAAACCCTGCATAAGTTGACCAAGGGGGATGCTTATGTTGCTTCTGATGTAGGGCAGCATCAGATGTTTGCGGCGCTGTACTATCCATTTAATAAGTCTCGACGTTGGATTAACTCTGGCGGCTTAGGCACTATGGGCTTTGGCTTGCCTGCGGGGATGGGAGTGAAGTTTGCTCACCCTGAAGAAGAGGTTGTAGTCGTAACCGGAGATGGCAGTATTCAGATGAATATTCAGGAGCTATCGACAGCTCTACAATATGATATCCCAGTTAAAATTATTAACCTAAACAATCGCTTTTTAGGCATGGTGAAGCAGTGGCAAGATATCATCTATCAAGGTCGTCACTCTAACTCTTATATGAGCTCTGTACCTGATTTTGCTGCAATTGCGGAAGCTTATGGTCATGTTGGGATACGTATTCAAACCCCTGACGAGCTGGAATCTGGGCTTGAGAAAGCACTGGCATTAAAAGATCGCTTGGTATTTGTTGATATCAGTGTCGATGAGACTGAGCATGTCTACCCAATGCAGATCAAAGGGGAAGGTATGGATAAAATGTGGTTAAGCAAGACGGAGAGAACCTAACATGAAACACATTATTTCGTTGTTACTGGAGAACCAGCCGGGTTCACTGTCTCGAGTAGTAGGCTTGTTTTCTCAGCGTGGTTATAACATTGAATCTTTGACCGTATCTCCGACCGATGATGAGACCCTATCTCGCCTGAATATCACAACTGAAACCAACGAGCTTCAGCTAGAGCAGATTCAAAAACAACTGCATAAGCTAATTGATGTGCTTAAAGTGCAAGAGGTGACAGAGTTCGAGCATATTGAACGTGAGTTAATGATGGTCAAGCTCAAGGCTTCCGGTCTTGCACGTGCAGAGGTAAAGCGTACAGCTGATATCTTCCGTGGCCAGATTGTTGATGTTACGACCTCTCAGTATACGGTTCAGCTTGCAGGGACCAGTGAGAAATTGGATGCCTTTATTAAGGCTGTATCCGAAGCAACTGAGGTTATTGAGGTTGCGCGAAGTGGCGTAGTTGGCATCGCGAGAGGCGATCGCACATTGCGCACATAATCCTAGATTACATCGTTATATAATCTTAAGAGGCTACTTCTGAAAGGAAGTGGCTTTTTTAGTGAAAAAATTTGAAGTCTCACAGAGGCTCGGTGTAAACGCCTTGATTGATTGAAATTTAACCTATAAAATTCGTGTGAATATTAATCGCCCAGACGGAAACGGAATTGTGCTCTGGTGACTAAAAGAGGCGAGTTGATGCTAAAAAGTGCATTTGTTAGGTTGATAGTTGGGGGCTTGATGCTTCTGGGAATAAGCGTTAATCCAGTTTACTTTCTGCCGATGGTGTTGCTAATGAATACCCACAGAAGCGAATTATTTGCTTACTAAAAACAAAAAAGAGAGCCGCTAGGCTCTCTTTTAGTATCTGACTTGAACTGTAATTACAGTACGTGTACAGATGCTGTGTTAGTAGTACCTGAAGCAACTAGAGCACCAGAAACCATAACTACGATATCGCCTTTCTTACCAAAACCAGCGTTAAGAACGTATTCTTTACCGTTTTTGTAGAATGCGTCAGTGCTGTCGATAGAATCAACAAGAACTGGACGAACACCCTTAGTAAGAACTAGCTGTGCAGCTGTCTTAGAGTTAGTTGTTAGAGCAACAATGCTTGCAGTTGGGAAGTACTTACGTACAGAACGTGCAGACTTGCCGCCTTTAGTAGCAACGATGATTAGAGGAGCCGCTAGCTTCTCAGCAGTGTCTACTGCGCCTTTACATACTGCTTCAGTGATGCGTAGACGTGGGCTATCAAGACGAGAACCTAGTTCAGCTTTAAGCGCGCCGTCAGTACGGTTAGCGATTTGAGCCATGATAGTAACAGCTTCAACAGGGTACTTACCTTTAGCAGTTTCACCAGAAAGCATTACTGCATCAGTACCATCCATGATTGCGTTTGCAACGTCACCCGCTTCTGCGCGAGTTGGACGTGGGTTTTGAATCATAGAATCAAGCATTTGAGTTGCAGTGATAACCATCTTACGAGCGCGGTTACACTTCTCAATCATCATCTTCTGAGCGAAGATTACTTCTTCAGCTGGGATTTCAACACCTAGGTCGCCACGAGCAACCATGATGCCGTCAGAAGCTTCAAGGATAGCGTCGAAGTTATCAACACCTTCTTGGTTTTCGATTTTAGAGATGATGTGGATGTTTTCGCCACCGTTAGCATTTAGAAGCTCACGGATTTCTTTAACGTCTTCTTCTTTACGGATGAAAGAAGCTGCAACGAAATCAACGCCTTGCTCACAACCAAACTTCAGGTCAGCTTTGTCTTTCTCAGAAAGAGCAGGAAGTTGAACAGAAACGCCAGGAAGGTTAACACCTTTGTTTTCGCCTAGTGCGCCGTTGTTAAGAACTTTACACTTAACTTCAGTTGCAGTAGTAGAAAGCACTTCCATCTCAATTAGACCGTCGTCTACTAGGATAGTGTTACCAGTTGCAAGGTCTGCTGGGAAGCCAGTATAAGTAACAGCAACAATATCTTTGTTACCAATTACTGAAGCGTCAGTAGTGAATGTGAATTCTTGACCAGCTACTAGGTCAACATCATTGCCGCCTTCTAGCTTGATAGTACGGATTTCAGGACCTTTAGTATCCAGTAGGATAGCTAGTTGTTTACCTGCGTTTGCCATTACGGTGCGGAAATTTACGATACGTGCAGAGTGTTCTGCGAAATCACCGTGAGAGAAGTTCAAACGCATTACGTTCATACCAGCGTTTACAAGTTCAGTTAGCTTCTCTACAGACTCTGTTTTAGGGCCAATCGTACATACGATTTTGGTCTTTTTCATGGAAAATACTCTCCGGTAAGTATTATATAAATTCAAATAGGATACTGCCGAGCATATTACTTCATTTGTAATTAAATTACAAAATTTAGATCATATGGCTATCATGCTGTCTGTTTATACTCAGTAATATCCTGATACAGTAATTGAGTAAAAATAGCTTATAAAACAGCCTTTATGCTAATTTTAAAGCGGATAATCTCTTATTTTCTCGTTTGTACGTTAAAAGTAATGTGCAAGGCGACAAAAATATAAAATGTAATAAAATTTCTTGATGGTGTCAGATTCTAACACCTTGCGAGATTGAATTCACGGTTGAGATTTGTCTTAGAACAAGGTTTTAGCTCAAAATAATTATTTTTAACAATGAAATAAATCCTCAGTGAGATTTTGCAAGATATTGGACTAAATATGCATGATATAGTCCCTGTTAATTGTCGGGGTTGTAGGAATAAATATGCTAAAACTAGTTATCATAGGCACCAGCTGGATCACTGAACGTTTCGTGCGTGCCGCGTTAGATACCAACAAGTTCGAATTGTACGGGGTCTATTCCCGAAATAAGGACTCTGCTCAAGCATTCGCTGACAAATTCTCAACCTCCCGCATCTATACAGACCTCGAGCAAGTGGCATTAAGTGAGGCAGATTGTATCTATGTCGCCAGCCCCAACTCTTACCATGCACCTCAGACAATGTTGATGTTGGAAGCGGGTAAGCATGTGGTTGTCGAAAAACCAATGGCGAGCACTGCGGCACTTGCTCAGCAGATGTTTGAGGTAGCAGAAAAAAATAATGCAGTATTATTCGAGGCTTATATGTCTGAATATTTACCAAACTTTCAGGTACTGCGAGATAACCTATCTAAGCTAGGTAAAATTCGAAAGGCGAATATCAACTATTGCCAGTATTCTTCTCGCTATCAAAAGTATCTCGATGGTGAAAATCCAAATACCTTTAATCCTGACTTTTCAAATGGGTCGATTATGGATATTGGCTTTTATTGTGTTTCAGCTACGGTTGCATTGTTTGGTGAGCCACTATCGCTGAAAGCGAATGCTGTAAAGCTGGCTTCAGGGGTTGATGGGCATGGTAGCGTTATCTTTAACTACGGAGAGTTTGATGTTGTTGTGACGCATTCAAAGGTTAATGACAGTTTCTTAGCCAGTGAGATTCAGGGGGAGGCATCAAGCCTACA
Above is a genomic segment from Vibrio gallicus containing:
- a CDS encoding acetolactate synthase 3 large subunit; amino-acid sequence: MEMLSGAEMVVQSLIEEQVEQIFGYPGGSVLDIYDALHAKADKIKHLLVRHEQAATHMADGYARSTGKPGVVLVCSGPGATNTITGIATAYMDSIPMVVISGNVPNNLIGNDAFQECDIVGVSRPVVKHSFLVKSTEDIPETIKKAFYIASTGRPGPVVIDLPKDILNPLIKLPYQYPEAIKMRSYNPTTTGHKGQIKKALKALLEAKKPVLYVGGGAVISQSDEYLLQLAEELSIPVVSTLMGLGAFPGTHRNSLGMLGMHGTYEANMAMHEADLIFGVGVRFDDRTTNNLEKYCPNAKVIHIDIDPSSISKNVRVDLPIVGSAEKVLQSLTSLLVSQEERNDKAALDSWWSDIEVWRAKQCLSYQTSPDRIKPQQVIETLHKLTKGDAYVASDVGQHQMFAALYYPFNKSRRWINSGGLGTMGFGLPAGMGVKFAHPEEEVVVVTGDGSIQMNIQELSTALQYDIPVKIINLNNRFLGMVKQWQDIIYQGRHSNSYMSSVPDFAAIAEAYGHVGIRIQTPDELESGLEKALALKDRLVFVDISVDETEHVYPMQIKGEGMDKMWLSKTERT
- the ilvN gene encoding acetolactate synthase small subunit; protein product: MKHIISLLLENQPGSLSRVVGLFSQRGYNIESLTVSPTDDETLSRLNITTETNELQLEQIQKQLHKLIDVLKVQEVTEFEHIERELMMVKLKASGLARAEVKRTADIFRGQIVDVTTSQYTVQLAGTSEKLDAFIKAVSEATEVIEVARSGVVGIARGDRTLRT
- the pykF gene encoding pyruvate kinase PykF, translated to MKKTKIVCTIGPKTESVEKLTELVNAGMNVMRLNFSHGDFAEHSARIVNFRTVMANAGKQLAILLDTKGPEIRTIKLEGGNDVDLVAGQEFTFTTDASVIGNKDIVAVTYTGFPADLATGNTILVDDGLIEMEVLSTTATEVKCKVLNNGALGENKGVNLPGVSVQLPALSEKDKADLKFGCEQGVDFVAASFIRKEEDVKEIRELLNANGGENIHIISKIENQEGVDNFDAILEASDGIMVARGDLGVEIPAEEVIFAQKMMIEKCNRARKMVITATQMLDSMIQNPRPTRAEAGDVANAIMDGTDAVMLSGETAKGKYPVEAVTIMAQIANRTDGALKAELGSRLDSPRLRITEAVCKGAVDTAEKLAAPLIIVATKGGKSARSVRKYFPTASIVALTTNSKTAAQLVLTKGVRPVLVDSIDSTDAFYKNGKEYVLNAGFGKKGDIVVMVSGALVASGTTNTASVHVL
- a CDS encoding Gfo/Idh/MocA family protein; protein product: MVGVVGINMLKLVIIGTSWITERFVRAALDTNKFELYGVYSRNKDSAQAFADKFSTSRIYTDLEQVALSEADCIYVASPNSYHAPQTMLMLEAGKHVVVEKPMASTAALAQQMFEVAEKNNAVLFEAYMSEYLPNFQVLRDNLSKLGKIRKANINYCQYSSRYQKYLDGENPNTFNPDFSNGSIMDIGFYCVSATVALFGEPLSLKANAVKLASGVDGHGSVIFNYGEFDVVVTHSKVNDSFLASEIQGEASSLQVDMIALCNTVTLHQRDQAPQNLSVDQHSNPMYYEALKFAERVNQGEINPQDKQRSLIVSKLLTEIRRQTGVVFPAD